A window of the Lactuca sativa cultivar Salinas chromosome 7, Lsat_Salinas_v11, whole genome shotgun sequence genome harbors these coding sequences:
- the LOC111880815 gene encoding F-box protein SKIP19, which produces MEDPPNWMEMPDEVMANILQRLGTKEILNNAWKVCTTWRRICKDPAMWKVIDVQKSDNDVEEHLDLERLTKKAIDLSCGELIDISISGFGNDDLLDYIFLR; this is translated from the coding sequence ATGGAAGATCCTCCAAATTGGATGGAAATGCCCGACGAAGTGATGGCAAATATACTTCAACGATTGGGTACTAAAGAGATACTCAACAATGCATGGAAAGTGTGCACAACTTGGCGGAGAATTTGCAAAGATCCGGCGATGTGGAAAGTGATTGATGTTCAGAAATCCGATAATGATGTGGAAGAACATCTCGATCTCGAGAGGCTGACTAAGAAGGCAATCGATCTCAGCTGTGGGGAATTGATCGATATCAGTATCTCAGGGTTTGGCAACGATGATCTCCTTGATTACATATTTCTGCGGTAG